One genomic window of Limanda limanda chromosome 16, fLimLim1.1, whole genome shotgun sequence includes the following:
- the pou2f1b gene encoding POU domain, class 2, transcription factor 1b isoform X2 → MADGGAASQDESSGPDAKVNNLSETTKCAMESGDGNTGIQINGLDFQRQTVPITNAHAQALIQQLTLTPAVHQQLLLQQAQAQFLAAAVQQSASQQNSTTGASIPASGATQLSQPIQITQIQPQNLPQFVLVQPGHHISSPHQFIISPSQPQPALRNLPQTQHNLLQTQPNINLKTEVGNEAKQVQHLLNCFSYTGLTSPSVIQPATPPAATTIQTLHSQTPPKRLDTPTLEEPSDLEELEQFAKTFKQRRIKLGFTQGDVGLAMGKLYGNDFSQTTISRFEALNLSFKNMCKLKPLLEKWLNDAENLTSDQALSSPSALGSPGMGIEGINRRRKKRTSIETNIRVALEKSFLENQKPTSEEITMIADQLTMEKEVIRVWFCNRRQKEKRINPPSSGGCGTPIKTLFTPSSPMVPSTASLVSSSTPTTLTVNPVMPLTSTNVSTLTFTGTTAGATNTASVISTSPMLTTASSPSLSPSPTILSTTADNKATIFSQAPTSIATTLGNGQVIMASPGLTAALQGATQLPNSASFAAMAAAAAGLNPGLMASSQFPQGGALLSLTAGGLSPAFLSNSTLATIQALASNGTIPITSLDGHNLLFANTSGGNGHNMVTFLNPQNLSLLNSPVSLVSTGMGLQVDPHHQSMAAVPVQASTIPATSKAQ, encoded by the exons atggcggacggAGGAGCAGCGAGTCAAGATGAGAGTTCAGGACCAG ATGCTAAAGTGAATAATCTGTCAGAAACTACTAAATGTGCAATGGAAAGTGGTGACGGGAACACTG GAATCCAAATCAATGGATTGGACTTTCAGAGACAGACTGTTCCAATCACAAATGCACATGCACAAGCCCTCATCCAACAG TTGACCCTGACCCCAGCAGTACACCAGCAGCTGTTGCTCCAGCAAGCCCAAGCTCAGTTTCTGGCTGCAGCCGTCCAGCAGTCAGCCAGCCAGCAGAACAGCACCACTGGGGCGAGCATCCCAGCGTCTGGTGCCACACAGCTATCACAGCCCATCCAGATCACACAA ATACAGCCGCAGAATCTGCCTCAGTTTGTTCTGGTTCAGCCTGGCCACCACATCTCCTCTCCCCATCAGTTCATCATCTCACCGTCGCAACCCCAACCAG CCCTTCGAAATCTACCTCAGACCCAACATAACCTCCTGCAGACTCAACCTAACATCAACCTTAAAACTGAGGTTGGTAACGAAGCGAAGCAGGTCCAACACCTGCTAAACTGTTTCAGTTATACTGGTTTGACTTCACCATCAGTAATCCAG CCTGCAACTCCACCAGCAGCCACGACTATTCAGACCCTCCACAGTCAGACACCACCCAAGCGGCTGGATACCCCCACTCTGGAGGAGCCGAGTgatctggaggagctggagcagtttGCCAAGACCTTCAAACAGAGACGCATTAAACTGGGCTTCACACAG GGTGATGTTGGCCTGGCCATGGGGAAGCTGTATGGAAATGACTTCAGCCAAACCACAATCTCTCGCTTTGAGGCCTTGAACCTGAGCTTTAAGAACATGTGCAAACTCAAGCCACTGCTGGAAAAGTGGCTCAACGATGCAG AGAACCTGACATCTGACCAGGCCCTGTCCAGCCCCAGTGCTCTGGGCTCCCCAGGCATGGGCATAGAGGGGATTAACCGCAGACGGAAGAAGAGGACTAGTATTGAGACCAACATCCGAGTGGCCTTAGAAAAGAGCTTTCTGGAG AACCAAAAACCTACCTCTGAAGAGATCACCATGATCGCTGACCAGCTCACCATGGAGAAGGAGGTGATCCGGGTCTGGTTCTGCAATCGCCgacaaaaagagaagaggattAACCCGCCCAGCAGTGGAGGATGCGGCACCCCCATCAAAACCCTCTTTACCCCCAGTAGCCCAATG GTGCCCAGCACAGCAAGCCTTGTGAGCAGTTCAACACCCACCACTCTGACTGTAAACCCAGTGATGCCTCTCACCAGCACCAATGTCTCCACTTTGACtttcacag GCACAACAGCTGGAGCTACAAACACTGCATCCGTCATCTCCACTTCACCCATGCTCACCACAGCCAGCTCTCCGTCTTTAAGCCCATCCCCGACTATTCTGTCCACGACCGCGGACAACAAGGCGACCATCTTTTCCCAGGCCCCGACATCCATAGCCACCACTTTGGGGAATGGACAGGTGATAATGGCGTCCCCGGGGCTCACTGCAGCATTGCAGGGGGCTACCCAGTTACCCAACAGTGCTAGCTTTGCTGctatggctgctgctgctgcagggctcAACCCTGGACTGATGGCCTCCTCTCAGTTCCCTCAAGG gggggccCTGCTCAGTCTGACTGCCGGTGGCCTCAGTCCTGCCTTCTTGAGTAACAGCACCCTGGCCACCATTCAAG CTCTGGCTTCGAATGGCACAATCCCCATCACCTCTCTGGACGGCCATAACCTGCTGTTCGCCAACACCTCTGGCGGGAACGGGCACAACATGGTGACCTTCCTGAACCCCCAGAACCTGTCGCTGCTCAACAGCCCCGTCAGCTTGGTGTCCACTGGGATGGGGCTGCAGGTCGACCCTCACCATCAGTCCATGGCCGCTGTGCCTGTGCAAGCCTCAACCATTCCCGCCACCTCCAAGGCTCAGTGA